The genomic segment aacacacacgcacacacacaaatttgtttttttcgtcCGGAGTATGTTGTTATACTTACTCTAAAGATCCTATAGCCAGTTGTTGTTTGCATAATCGTGTGTAGCTTTTCAAGATTATGTATGGCCACCTGCCATACATAATGATTTGTCTCATTGGATAGATAGCCCAAAATGCCCATGGCCACTGAATATGGCAGCATGCCCTGCCAAGCCAAATTGAGGGCATCGTCAACGAGATGGGCCCGATTTATGGGTGGGATCTGCTCAGTAGCTGTGCTTAAGATCTGATTCAGCTTCGCCCAGTTTTTCAGATCGTAGAGAGTGCGTTGCAAATTGCTGCCGTTTACATTAATCAGTACCCATTCATCGGGACGACTAATATTCTTAAGTGTAATGGCTGACAGTTGGGGCGCAGCATCGTCGCAGCTAAGCCACTCCTGATGCGGTGTACGGTCACTTTGAGTCATGTAGGTAATGGGAATCCACCAGCAAGGGTTGCCCGGCAAAGTCACAGCGGTATAGCGTTGCTGTGTTATGGTCACTGTGTTGTCCTCATAGTTGCGATTAACCACAAGCAAGGGATAGCCTTGCTGATTCAGCCAGGAGTCCATAACATGATTCAGATCGATACCCCTGGGCAGAAGATGGGCTCGCCTGGCAGCGTCCTGCAATTCGGTCCACAATTGCATTCCAGTTGCCGTCTTATTGGCATATTTTAGCCAAAAAGCTTTCAGGCCCGTCTCCATAACCTTTAGTCCAATGACCGAGTTTATCATATTGAAAAGCAGACAGAGTTTGCTTACTCGCAAAGATTCCTGCTGCTTATTGGTGGGAAGCCCTTTCAGTGCCACTGCATGGGCCATTGAATCCTCTTGCTTAACCCACAGATTAAGATCCAGCAAACGTGTCTGATTGTATCCCGACAAGGGCATTAATTGATTAGCCAATTGTATGGACAAATACGCGGTGAGACCATCGAATATCCAGGCCTCCGCCCAAGATGATGCACTTACTAATATCCCATTCCATTGACGTACAAAGTATTCAGCAACCATTTCGGAAAGATTCCATTTCTGTCCGGTTCCTTTTCGCAACATATTCTCTCTGTAAACCAATAGACCACgcttatataaaatttttggatGTTGTGGTAATACGATATGATCAATTTTTCGTTCTGTCGTATTTCCCAAAGGTAGAGGAACACCGAATAAGCTCTCACTTTTCGGTAATAGCAACTTGGTATGTTCAATTACTTCATTAATCAGTTGAGGCTTAAATTGAGGACGACCCCATATTGTCAGCATAGTCCCATCATCGGTTTTAGTTTGTGCCAAAATATCCAATTGATGCAATGCCCACGTAAACATGTGGGTGGCTAATGGAGGCGATTCCTCGAATCTCGTCCATAAATAACCATCAAGGGCGGGACTAGAAGTTTTAGATGTTAAGACAAATCGATACGAAGTTAACATTAAATTTGAAGTAACCTACTGTTTCCAAGATTCGGCAGCTGGCATATTACTTAAAGCCAAATAGTCCGAATGATGTGCCAAATATAGGGTATATTTTGATCGAAATTGCGGCTCATCGAAGCATGGAAAGGCAGTGCGTGCGTATTCACGTTCAAATTGAGCTATGGAATACATTTTCTGGCCAATGCTACTATTATCATCCTTGTAGAAACTGGCATAGTACCCGTTCCGCTGTGGCTTGGCCATATTTCCAGAGAATACCATATGTAGAGTATATTCCTCATCCTTCCAGAGAcgatttttgaattcaatgaGATATTCATCAGAGGCTTCAAGGCTTTTCGTAAAAGCAATTCCGATGCGAAGTCCACTTGAAATTCGTATTAGCATGGTATGCTCTACCGATATTGATATATCACGATAGTTTAAAATCACCTGACGCGTCTCCTCGACAACTAAGAGTCGAATGGACACCAAGCCCACATAACGATTCTGATTTGGGCCACCATTTAAATGAGTGGATATTGTTAGATTATAGCTAAGTGGTTGTAAATGCGAGGGCAAAGCATTTACTTGGTTCATTTCGCCTAGCCATAGAACCAATAATACAACCAGCAGCTGCCACATCTCAATGGTATATGGTGTCAAGTGGATATGGGAGGCGAAATTAGActaaaattgcaatttaaacGCATTATAGCATAAGACACTAATACTAAATCAGTGTGAGAGTAACAACCATGGAGAAAAACTCCAAATGTTGCTTTATTTGAATCCCCAAGCTtaactatatatgtacgttTGGTTGATATGTTCTCAGACTTTATGCATAAATCAATTGCATTTAAACTTATTGTTAACTTTGGTGTCTTCCATTTATCTTTCTGGGATTTTTGGAAGGCATAAatctattttaaatttcaaaacttaattgattttaaaaataagcTTTAACTTTATCCATCCATTTTTACACATCAGGGTTCCATTTGTGGAACCGATGCAAACTATGAATTAGTTCATTTAAAGTAACTTAATTATCATCGTCATTCAAAGATCAGAATATACAAAACAATAAATGTATAAGGAATTAACCTTAAACGTCTGGTCATTCCTCGCAAGCACCTTCGCCATCTTCATCATTTTCGTAGTCAGTAGTGTCATCACCTTTCTTACCTTCTGGATCGTCCTCCTTGTTCTGTTGATCCCACCAGGAGAGCACACCCAAGCCAGATTCATTGATGGCACCCTAAAAGACACACAACCAATGAACTTCGGAAACTAATGTGTAACCGTCAAATGAACTTACAATAATTTTATAGGGAGTCTTCACTTCCTGGGCTCCAGCAGCAGCGGCTGCCGCTGCTGATGTGCTAGCGTTCTGTGCCGTCTGATTCTCCGCCTTGGGCGGACCAATTGGAGAGGTCTCCTCAAAGATTTCACGTGTGACACGAAACTTGATGGGTTCACCCACATCCATGAAGAGATCATGTTTGGCTCCATCCTCTAGCGGGTATTCCCACACCCAGGCTTGCTCGGCCTCATCGAAGCGTGAAGGATGCTGCAAGGCAGCT from the Drosophila willistoni isolate 14030-0811.24 chromosome XR unlocalized genomic scaffold, UCI_dwil_1.1 Seg105, whole genome shotgun sequence genome contains:
- the LOC6645158 gene encoding DNA-directed RNA polymerase III subunit RPC8 isoform X2, which produces MFVLAELKDNVRIAPDHFNLKLIDAVRDEIDRKLANKVLLNVGLCIALKEIVSLKDSTILPGDGASHTEVLFRYVVFRPRLGTIMTGKIRNCSREGVHVTLGFFDDILIPQAALQHPSRFDEAEQAWVWEYPLEDGAKHDLFMDVGEPIKFRVTREIFEETSPIGPPKAENQTAQNASTSAAAAAAAGAQEVKTPYKIIGAINESGLGVLSWWDQQNKEDDPEGS
- the LOC6645157 gene encoding aminopeptidase Ey encodes the protein MWQLLVVLLVLWLGEMNQVNALPSHLQPLSYNLTISTHLNGGPNQNRYVGLVSIRLLVVEETRQVILNYRDISISVEHTMLIRISSGLRIGIAFTKSLEASDEYLIEFKNRLWKDEEYTLHMVFSGNMAKPQRNGYYASFYKDDNSSIGQKMYSIAQFEREYARTAFPCFDEPQFRSKYTLYLAHHSDYLALSNMPAAESWKHPALDGYLWTRFEESPPLATHMFTWALHQLDILAQTKTDDGTMLTIWGRPQFKPQLINEVIEHTKLLLPKSESLFGVPLPLGNTTERKIDHIVLPQHPKILYKRGLLVYRENMLRKGTGQKWNLSEMVAEYFVRQWNGILVSASSWAEAWIFDGLTAYLSIQLANQLMPLSGYNQTRLLDLNLWVKQEDSMAHAVALKGLPTNKQQESLRVSKLCLLFNMINSVIGLKVMETGLKAFWLKYANKTATGMQLWTELQDAARRAHLLPRGIDLNHVMDSWLNQQGYPLLVVNRNYEDNTVTITQQRYTAVTLPGNPCWWIPITYMTQSDRTPHQEWLSCDDAAPQLSAITLKNISRPDEWVLINVNGSNLQRTLYDLKNWAKLNQILSTATEQIPPINRAHLVDDALNLAWQGMLPYSVAMGILGYLSNETNHYVWQVAIHNLEKLHTIMQTTTGYRIFRTYLRTIVEVHFCTILKQLEKNAGKLEKKFLRTKENSSLLPSPDIQMYTFIPIIYRLACHFQLAACVKDAAERFNAAVLDPSKEIPDGLRETVYCMAVRYGMELEWLLLRDKYNVTETISERRILLRAMACSVDHWALEKLLQWSFDRGKVSKMLTIDLLSAVAHNSVGFILVKKYLYNHIDDIKRMYDNDGILEILQSFVNVISTWEDLEDFKDFVQENLPRISNYSITNFFEAATAKVDWRQYRYYDLLKAIREFTIAYLG
- the LOC6645158 gene encoding DNA-directed RNA polymerase III subunit RPC8 isoform X1, which translates into the protein MFVLAELKDNVRIAPDHFNLKLIDAVRDEIDRKLANKVLLNVGLCIALKEIVSLKDSTILPGDGASHTEVLFRYVVFRPRLGTIMTGKIRNCSREGVHVTLGFFDDILIPQAALQHPSRFDEAEQAWVWEYPLEDGAKHDLFMDVGEPIKFRVTREIFEETSPIGPPKAENQTAQNASTSAAAAAAAGAQEVKTPYKIIGAINESGLGVLSWWDQQNKEDDPEGKKGDDTTDYENDEDGEGACEE